In Pseudoalteromonas xiamenensis, the following are encoded in one genomic region:
- a CDS encoding DUF342 domain-containing protein, translated as MFKLAHNGNILLNVAEFQPPSAAFVIEALEKSPFADCDIDHDAINQFFKNETKENVLVVGKKVDAVFSVSISDDKMEALATLVTAKGGKLVSLEEAKREIVKAGVTRGYKQAFLEDVLSQQFEASPGTEISGIVAKGRSPVDGLPAKLLPHVQTLKERLKTPKLREDGTVDMRDFGALASVAPGTVLVTQRPATPGKEGFTVTGDTIEAKPGASFQLMAGEGTQISPHNPLELIATIAGCPSDINNGMRVDDIFTIADVTVKSGHVDFNGSVIVTHNVEPGMRIHAKGDITVMGSVESGEIVAGGNIEIRQAAIGHVTGNEEDHDLSCKIIAKGDVHLSHGQYVYVEGENIFFDKQSNHCNIKAKKLIQVGQPDNPKGKLIGGHILDGQMLIAGEIGSESGAKMSITLAAEGQVLTDKTDKCLKDLAKTDEQLDTLQQAIEKADQVKDATKKKLLLEKIGATQLHYCQMSEQLEHKLSELDHHLHDLVDNAKIAANTALHPGIEVRIFDKFLRTTRSYPPCSVMLQDGKLEVVFKTT; from the coding sequence GTGTTTAAGCTCGCGCACAACGGTAACATTCTTTTAAACGTCGCGGAATTCCAACCTCCGAGTGCGGCTTTTGTCATTGAAGCACTCGAAAAGTCTCCTTTTGCCGATTGCGACATCGATCATGACGCAATCAATCAATTCTTTAAAAACGAGACGAAAGAAAACGTGCTCGTTGTTGGCAAAAAAGTCGATGCTGTTTTTAGTGTCTCTATTTCCGATGATAAAATGGAAGCACTGGCAACCCTAGTCACGGCCAAAGGCGGCAAACTCGTTAGCTTAGAAGAAGCAAAGCGTGAGATTGTGAAAGCAGGCGTCACCCGAGGGTATAAACAAGCATTTTTAGAAGACGTACTCAGCCAACAGTTTGAAGCATCACCCGGCACCGAAATATCAGGCATTGTGGCTAAAGGACGTTCGCCGGTAGATGGTCTCCCTGCAAAATTGCTACCTCATGTTCAAACACTGAAAGAACGCTTAAAAACACCTAAACTTCGTGAAGATGGCACCGTAGACATGCGCGATTTTGGCGCACTTGCCAGTGTGGCACCAGGTACGGTTCTCGTGACACAACGGCCAGCGACGCCTGGCAAAGAAGGGTTTACCGTAACGGGTGACACAATTGAAGCCAAGCCCGGAGCCTCTTTTCAATTAATGGCAGGTGAAGGAACACAGATTTCTCCGCACAACCCACTCGAACTTATTGCCACAATTGCCGGATGCCCTTCAGACATCAACAATGGTATGCGTGTTGACGATATTTTCACGATTGCTGATGTGACCGTAAAAAGCGGCCATGTTGACTTCAATGGTAGTGTAATCGTGACGCACAACGTTGAACCCGGTATGCGAATTCACGCAAAGGGTGATATTACCGTTATGGGTTCCGTTGAGTCGGGTGAAATCGTTGCGGGCGGTAATATTGAAATTCGTCAGGCTGCCATTGGCCATGTGACGGGGAATGAAGAAGATCACGACCTGTCCTGTAAAATTATCGCCAAAGGCGATGTGCACTTATCCCACGGTCAGTATGTCTATGTGGAAGGCGAAAATATCTTCTTTGATAAGCAAAGTAACCATTGCAATATCAAAGCGAAAAAACTTATTCAAGTGGGTCAACCAGATAATCCGAAAGGAAAACTAATTGGTGGCCATATACTCGATGGGCAAATGCTCATTGCCGGGGAAATTGGCAGTGAATCGGGTGCAAAAATGTCGATTACACTTGCTGCAGAGGGTCAAGTTCTTACTGATAAGACAGATAAATGCCTAAAAGATTTAGCCAAAACCGATGAGCAATTGGATACACTACAGCAAGCAATTGAGAAGGCAGATCAAGTAAAAGACGCCACGAAGAAAAAGTTATTACTGGAGAAAATAGGCGCTACGCAACTGCATTACTGTCAAATGTCAGAGCAGCTCGAACATAAGTTAAGTGAACTCGATCACCACTTACACGACTTAGTGGATAACGCCAAAATTGCCGCCAATACGGCTCTACACCCAGGAATAGAAGTCCGTATTTTTGACAAATTCTTAAGAACAACACGCTCCTACCCGCCTTGCAGCGTCATGCTGCAAGATGGGAAGTTAGAAGTCGTATTCAAAACAACTTAA
- a CDS encoding alpha-ketoglutarate-dependent dioxygenase AlkB, which yields MKLNLACDAHFHSHFIPSDCAQRVTNEITKNFDLSKPEQIRFPDGRELGVWPWKMNFLSPRLYESKEFLSHHGRSTLVFDELLGVMHAVNKLLGTEFDVCVCLYYPNGDEYIDFHSDLPAFGPTDTIASLSIGATRNFIIRDGGSKEEVLNLELENCSLLVMGEGFQTMYEHALQKNERICSDRYNFSFRKFQFSTP from the coding sequence ATGAAATTAAATCTAGCCTGTGATGCACACTTCCATTCTCACTTTATTCCTTCTGATTGCGCTCAACGAGTAACGAATGAAATTACAAAAAACTTCGATCTGAGTAAACCGGAGCAAATACGATTTCCAGATGGTCGAGAGCTAGGTGTTTGGCCTTGGAAAATGAACTTTTTAAGCCCTCGTTTATATGAATCGAAAGAATTCTTATCACATCACGGCAGAAGCACTCTGGTATTTGATGAGTTGTTAGGTGTAATGCATGCTGTAAACAAACTTCTAGGGACTGAATTTGATGTATGTGTATGTCTTTATTACCCCAATGGCGATGAGTATATTGACTTCCACTCAGATCTTCCTGCTTTTGGTCCTACAGACACCATTGCCTCTTTGAGTATTGGCGCAACCCGAAACTTTATTATTCGAGATGGAGGCTCAAAAGAAGAGGTACTCAATTTGGAACTTGAAAATTGCTCGTTACTGGTAATGGGAGAAGGTTTTCAAACCATGTATGAGCATGCATTACAAAAAAATGAACGCATTTGCTCAGATAGGTATAACTTCTCTTTTAGAAAATTTCAATTTTCCACACCATGA
- the trmH gene encoding tRNA (guanosine(18)-2'-O)-methyltransferase TrmH → MEENRFQRIKRVLDRRQTDLTVCLEEVHKHHNLSAVIRTADAVGCHHVHAVWPHEKRRTTNNTSGGSKNWVETHMYFTIDEAVTAMRERTPGLQILATNLSEHAVDFREIDYTKPTAIIVGQEKLGITERALELADKHIVVPMEGMVQSLNVSVASALILYEAQRQRAAAGLYERTGMLDQETQHRLLFEGCHPIIANRCKAKGLPYPPLDDEGEIVADEQFWHILKFTQPKSKA, encoded by the coding sequence ATGGAAGAAAACCGCTTTCAACGCATTAAACGCGTGCTAGATCGTCGCCAAACGGATTTAACCGTTTGTTTGGAAGAAGTGCATAAGCACCATAATTTATCTGCAGTTATTCGAACCGCAGACGCCGTTGGCTGCCATCACGTCCATGCAGTATGGCCACACGAGAAAAGACGCACGACCAATAACACCTCTGGCGGGAGCAAAAACTGGGTCGAGACCCACATGTACTTTACAATTGATGAAGCAGTTACCGCAATGCGCGAGCGCACGCCTGGGTTGCAAATTTTGGCAACCAACCTCAGTGAACATGCGGTCGATTTTCGTGAAATCGATTACACAAAACCGACCGCCATTATTGTCGGCCAAGAAAAATTGGGGATCACTGAACGTGCGCTCGAATTGGCGGATAAGCACATCGTCGTTCCAATGGAAGGGATGGTGCAATCGCTTAACGTGTCAGTAGCAAGTGCCCTAATACTCTACGAAGCACAGCGCCAGCGTGCTGCTGCCGGCTTGTATGAACGGACGGGTATGCTCGACCAAGAAACGCAGCACAGGTTGCTGTTTGAAGGGTGCCATCCAATAATTGCAAATCGTTGTAAAGCCAAAGGATTGCCTTATCCTCCGCTTGATGACGAGGGAGAGATTGTCGCAGACGAACAATTTTGGCATATTCTAAAGTTCACTCAGCCAAAATCAAAAGCGTAA
- the rpoZ gene encoding DNA-directed RNA polymerase subunit omega, with translation MARVTVEDAVEQIGNRFDLILVAARRARQIAVGGKDPMVEPENDKPTVIALREIEKGLVDSSSLDRIDREEQQHQEAAELAAVAAIVGGKR, from the coding sequence ATGGCTCGCGTAACTGTTGAAGATGCAGTAGAACAAATTGGTAACCGTTTTGATTTAATCCTTGTTGCGGCACGCCGTGCGCGTCAAATCGCAGTCGGTGGCAAAGACCCTATGGTTGAGCCAGAAAACGACAAGCCTACCGTTATCGCTCTACGTGAAATCGAAAAAGGTCTTGTAGATTCAAGCTCTCTAGATCGCATCGATCGTGAAGAGCAGCAGCACCAAGAAGCCGCTGAACTTGCAGCTGTAGCTGCGATTGTTGGCGGTAAGCGCTAA
- the asnC gene encoding transcriptional regulator AsnC yields MQDFYQIDNLDKDILHALMKNARTPYAELAKRFDVSAGTIHVRVEKMKAAGIITGTKVEIDPKKLGYDVCCFIGVNLKHARDYPATIAQLTQFEEVLEAYYTTGNYSIFIKVMTRSIEHLQDVLINKIQAIEAIQSTETLISLQAPIQRTVMP; encoded by the coding sequence ATGCAAGATTTTTATCAAATCGATAATCTCGATAAAGACATACTTCACGCGTTAATGAAAAATGCACGGACTCCTTATGCCGAATTGGCCAAACGATTTGATGTTAGCGCGGGAACAATCCATGTGCGTGTCGAAAAAATGAAAGCTGCGGGTATCATCACCGGCACGAAAGTTGAGATTGACCCGAAAAAGTTAGGTTATGACGTGTGCTGTTTTATCGGAGTGAATCTCAAGCATGCGCGTGATTACCCCGCTACAATTGCACAACTCACTCAATTCGAGGAAGTGCTCGAAGCCTATTACACCACGGGCAATTACAGTATTTTCATTAAGGTTATGACGCGCTCGATTGAACACCTTCAAGATGTTTTAATTAATAAGATCCAAGCCATCGAAGCCATTCAGTCCACGGAAACATTGATTTCCTTACAAGCACCGATTCAACGAACGGTGATGCCGTAG
- a CDS encoding phage tail protein: MATEPYLGTLTTFGGTFTIENWAMCFGQIQAISENTALFSLLGAQYGGDARTTFGLPDLRGRSPVGQGQMPGGQDYRQGFKMGREFVTMTLAQMPSHNHAAQFVQTASEPATGTLKVATNLGSVVTPDGDSYIAANASPGFAKQGLGFNTIDILGLEIQGGTIAGNVVVGDTGSNSPINIINPVMPLNWLIAMQGIYPSRA, translated from the coding sequence ATGGCTACTGAACCTTATCTTGGCACGCTAACCACTTTTGGCGGCACGTTTACAATTGAGAATTGGGCTATGTGCTTTGGCCAAATTCAAGCGATTAGCGAAAATACAGCTCTGTTTTCATTACTTGGTGCCCAATATGGCGGTGATGCCAGAACTACATTTGGGTTACCTGACTTACGTGGCCGAAGCCCAGTCGGGCAGGGCCAAATGCCCGGAGGCCAAGATTATAGGCAGGGCTTTAAAATGGGCCGAGAGTTTGTCACGATGACCCTTGCGCAAATGCCATCACATAATCACGCTGCTCAATTTGTACAAACTGCGAGTGAGCCTGCCACTGGGACATTAAAAGTTGCAACGAACCTAGGCTCGGTAGTGACGCCAGATGGCGACTCTTACATTGCAGCTAATGCCAGTCCAGGTTTTGCTAAGCAAGGGTTGGGCTTCAACACGATTGATATTTTGGGTCTAGAAATTCAAGGCGGCACCATAGCTGGAAATGTTGTAGTTGGAGATACAGGCTCAAACTCCCCCATAAACATTATTAATCCAGTGATGCCCCTAAATTGGTTGATAGCGATGCAAGGGATTTATCCTTCACGAGCCTAA
- the asnA gene encoding aspartate--ammonia ligase: MKTQFKSTQRQISYVKQKFTEFLSEKLNLIEVQAPILAKVGDGTQDNLSGHEKAVQVKVKTLPESQFEVVHSLAKWKRKTLGEHGFDIGEGLFTHMKALRPDEERLSPVHSVFVDQWDWEKVICAGTQRTLAKLKSTVTEIYTALKETEQAVSDEFGLVPFLPESITFIHSEALLEMYPGLSAKEREKAVCEHYGAVFLIGIGHTLSDGERHDVRAPDYDDWSTKNEEQYVGLNGDILVWNPVLKDAFEVSSMGIRVCRESLVRQLAMTGDEDRQALPWHQSLLSGELPQTIGGGIGQSRVAMLLLQKDHIAQVQVGVWSDVMKASVGEVLV, encoded by the coding sequence ATGAAAACACAGTTCAAGTCAACACAACGACAGATTAGTTATGTAAAACAAAAGTTTACTGAGTTTCTTAGTGAGAAGTTAAACTTAATTGAAGTCCAAGCTCCCATTTTGGCCAAAGTCGGTGATGGAACACAAGACAACTTAAGTGGTCATGAAAAGGCAGTGCAAGTGAAGGTCAAAACCTTGCCAGAGAGCCAATTCGAAGTTGTGCATTCTTTGGCGAAATGGAAACGAAAAACATTAGGCGAGCATGGTTTTGACATTGGCGAAGGGCTATTCACACACATGAAAGCACTTCGGCCAGACGAAGAACGATTAAGTCCAGTACACTCTGTTTTTGTTGACCAATGGGATTGGGAAAAGGTGATCTGTGCAGGAACTCAGCGCACCCTAGCGAAACTCAAGTCGACCGTCACTGAAATTTATACAGCCTTGAAAGAAACGGAGCAAGCGGTCAGCGATGAATTTGGCTTGGTCCCTTTTTTACCCGAGTCAATCACGTTTATTCACAGCGAAGCGTTATTGGAAATGTACCCGGGCTTAAGCGCCAAAGAGCGCGAAAAAGCCGTTTGCGAACACTACGGTGCGGTATTTCTAATTGGCATTGGTCATACGTTGTCAGATGGTGAACGCCATGACGTGCGAGCACCAGACTACGATGATTGGTCAACGAAAAACGAAGAGCAATATGTTGGACTCAATGGCGATATTTTAGTTTGGAACCCAGTACTTAAAGATGCCTTCGAAGTGTCTTCTATGGGGATCCGAGTTTGTCGTGAGAGTTTAGTGCGTCAACTGGCAATGACGGGTGATGAAGATAGACAAGCATTACCTTGGCATCAATCTTTATTGTCAGGAGAATTACCACAAACAATCGGTGGCGGTATTGGTCAGTCGCGCGTGGCCATGTTACTGCTGCAAAAAGATCACATCGCTCAAGTTCAGGTTGGCGTGTGGAGTGACGTAATGAAAGCTTCTGTCGGCGAAGTGTTAGTTTAA
- a CDS encoding formyltransferase family protein, which yields MLKFAFFTGSSLSVPAIEYLRQAGLLACVVLPDADANPDLFQLQQWLQQQQITMLRYHKQQDQPLLAQLDNIGVDRGIIYLFRHKVRPSLIQYFQSHLVNIHPSPLPEYRGPQPLYWQIRNGESSTKLTLHKVTEQLDAGDIGCEVSIAIHPFDTIRCVHYNVAQALPHLVSEYIEMSNTNQLIWRSQAQSSSQSAPQLTQSDVLINWLKHSATDISNMARAGNSDVASALFMFRQSTFQLLQASKVDCNLLGIKPGTITQLDKRVGLVVKTLDGAVSIDVVNTHQGTFDGYRFALLFCLEPGMELGSDAHIGSRQIG from the coding sequence ATGCTTAAATTTGCCTTTTTTACAGGCAGTTCTCTTAGTGTTCCAGCGATAGAGTATTTACGTCAAGCCGGTCTTCTTGCATGTGTTGTGTTACCAGACGCGGATGCGAACCCTGATCTGTTTCAGCTCCAACAGTGGCTGCAACAACAACAAATCACTATGCTTCGATACCATAAACAACAAGATCAACCTCTTTTAGCTCAATTAGATAATATAGGGGTCGATCGCGGTATTATTTATTTATTTAGACACAAGGTTCGGCCTTCTTTAATTCAGTATTTTCAAAGCCATCTCGTCAATATACATCCAAGTCCACTGCCGGAATATCGAGGGCCTCAACCTTTATATTGGCAGATTCGAAATGGTGAGTCATCAACCAAGCTTACATTGCACAAAGTCACTGAACAGTTGGATGCAGGTGATATCGGCTGTGAAGTCAGTATTGCTATTCACCCGTTTGATACGATTAGGTGTGTCCACTACAACGTTGCTCAAGCCTTACCACATCTTGTCTCTGAATATATTGAGATGAGTAACACCAATCAGTTGATTTGGCGATCACAAGCACAAAGTAGCTCGCAAAGTGCTCCACAATTGACGCAATCTGACGTGCTAATCAATTGGCTAAAACACAGTGCCACAGATATCTCCAACATGGCTCGTGCTGGTAATTCTGATGTTGCCTCAGCCCTATTTATGTTTCGTCAAAGTACGTTTCAACTCCTACAAGCAAGCAAAGTTGATTGCAACTTGCTAGGTATTAAGCCCGGCACAATTACGCAATTGGATAAAAGAGTGGGTCTGGTTGTTAAAACGTTGGATGGTGCTGTGAGTATAGATGTCGTCAATACGCATCAAGGTACGTTCGATGGATATCGTTTTGCTCTGCTGTTCTGTTTAGAGCCTGGTATGGAGCTGGGCAGTGACGCGCATATCGGCAGCAGACAGATTGGATGA
- a CDS encoding RidA family protein codes for MNKAIISTDQAPAAIGTYSQAVKVGTAVYLSGQIPLVPETMTMVSEDFAEQTHQVFKNLTAVCEAAGGKLQDMVKVNIFLTDLSNFAVVNEIMSQYFRTPYPARAAIGVKELPKGSQIEIDGIMELPSTN; via the coding sequence ATGAACAAAGCTATCATTTCTACGGATCAAGCACCTGCGGCAATTGGTACGTATAGCCAAGCAGTAAAAGTAGGTACTGCAGTCTACCTTTCAGGTCAGATCCCATTAGTACCAGAAACCATGACGATGGTCTCTGAAGACTTTGCAGAACAAACACACCAAGTGTTTAAAAACTTAACTGCGGTATGTGAAGCGGCAGGCGGAAAATTACAAGATATGGTTAAAGTGAACATCTTTTTAACTGATCTCAGCAATTTTGCGGTGGTGAATGAAATCATGAGCCAATATTTCCGAACGCCATACCCTGCTCGTGCGGCAATTGGCGTCAAAGAATTGCCGAAAGGGTCGCAAATTGAAATCGATGGCATCATGGAATTGCCGTCAACAAACTAA